Proteins co-encoded in one Acanthopagrus latus isolate v.2019 chromosome 10, fAcaLat1.1, whole genome shotgun sequence genomic window:
- the si:dkey-28a3.2 gene encoding uncharacterized protein si:dkey-28a3.2 isoform X2: MPTAKGKGSPPPHRYRPASEYDDATLAQKREYWRTKKREQRARLSERRRKPTQDSHGKKLLRLNASAAVNSCVAFSPPVQNNDESHKSANLSPASQTGNTVGDNSVEATESQKERWLQTMELNKVLSKLPASCSISAKAAGSDTATAKRLTARGAVSRAVTSPTLSGTQLNTSSSVPPVRVTRFTNGSSAKTTPQPCVSMQGATVPKMQQKAQVALRIQSKLPPTNVTTGMILVSSPCVPVSVKTEGKAANTSPHSGRKSALVNSQRAKGINNSQPLLESEEERAAKRREHWRIKKREQRAKMAAQLAKTRERTHGTEMMSQRLTAQKTGQIGATTLQHLQSQTFWRGQKQCPSRVRTSVASTKRESYRLQSRAASLAPVNLQTNQKAITSDVTSVKKPRESQRKPPSYVHLSNVFRGTARCKTPRQSFMEVQRNFMIQRSIRCKSPSLASVFGTRNIPKIDPNDTPEQIIAKRREYWRIKKREQRAKLSMEMKARLKEKDSLTRRVKRYQKILEEMRRARALTQSTGSTLTHASETIGGFIKEDGTVTINIPQAPTDHYTAPHKSEEELEVVCNNPPTTKPQPHPGSKRRSIAPIRVNHPPPLRPAQVKDSFPLPAQSINKPPRQLAMRPRSQLESTTGLSSHSLAIQSIGQLTLTHPQTPQNIVSGESTAGPNIGGCVMKMAVSSNAPSVLCLDQDLTEEERMARKREYWRIKKREQRAARAAQLKQGVLQARASVALQRRKAQRQVAASTLPLGRRFTNHAGNTQPLPNNSVPITPHASEIKQETDSMPAADLNSQPEQAICPDIKPPTSPSPPPAPQPESDPALNADSQATTLLAVASMKKLLEESLSTVSECKSEQTDIKIESSEEALEPEMKANLPQLFFEKDEVAPIAADLMLEIKSWQSDTDSLVQAGSPSLHLTDSPQTRETPPMPATSEDVVLHSTCEHSSQTPSNFIVNLTEVSDGPSSQRRTQRLRNKKIGYQHCCSPEPPKLHHLPMGQLQPQTQHCEEQCQAQEQCQNNSLPSAQRHLSEVMEHSGLTSLQRKREYWKLMKRQQRARLKERQTGKQGESTSRHPQKNIQAPGLIIINTVNAVNPPAKPALQPKPSNASLNAVTSIPTVLVVSPTTCNAEQSPDTLQVKLPITSVSCSATSEQNKMNAGPLQTESEYLGAPENRQKAMPGPAKWTIGSTDEDAATCLPTLKPPDNPLSSINLQPIEPPVQTLTSTLSPIKIPCDQLKNPTHLIPLTKIAPLSTLGPPKPIPGESDEDFLKRKREYWRIRKKEQRARKAIRDKGNIPSRANNLRAILPAQDKQTQDSGQWVSSSEESEHLISTSADTDLESFTYPEYTVPLEDESELLFAGYENNNADEGPVSDTVWRNRYLMDYDPLNQLLVCMVCGELQYSHNLDGVRAHIDEAHPDTLMMDPGEKQGILEAWDEQVSQRERFFTSQLQQHSRALADPPTLQTP, from the exons ATGCCAACTGCAAAAGGTAAAGGTAGTCCACCGCCCCACCGCTACCGGCCTGCCTCAGAATATGATGATGCCACCCTCGCCCAAAAGAGAGAATACTGGAGAACCAAGAAACGAGAGCAGAGGGCACGACTGTCAGAGCGGAGAAGGAAGCCGACACAAGACAGTCATGGGAAAAAGCTCCTCCGTCTAAATGCCTCTGCAGCGGTGAATTCCTGTGttgctttctctcctcctgtgcaGAATAATGATGAGTCACACAAAAGCGCCAACCTCTCTCCTGCATCACAGACTGGAAATACAGTGGGGGACAACTCAGTTGAAGCCACTGAAAGCCAAAAGGAGAGATGGCTCCAGACAATGGAACTCAACAAGGTCTTGTCTAAGTTGCCAGCATCATGTTCCATCTCAGCCAAAGCTGCTGGGAGTGATACAGCCACAGCGAAGCGCCTAACAGCAAGGGGTGCTGTGAGCAGAGCCGTTACCTCACCCACACTCAGTGGAACCCAGCTGAACACCAGTTCCTCAGTGCCTCCAGTCAGAGTGACCAGATTTACCAATGGCAGCTCCGCTAAAACAACACCTCAGCCATGTGTGTCTATGCAGGGAGCAACAGTCCCCAAAATGCAGCAGAAGGCACAAGTTGCATTGCGCATCCAGTCCAAACTCCCACCCACCAATGTCACCACAGGTATGATCCTTGTGTCTTCTCCATGTGTCCCTGTTTCTGTTAAGACAGAGGGCAAAGCAGCAAACACTTCACCTCACAGTGGAAGAAAGAGTGCCTTGGTCAACTCTCAGAGGGCTAAAGGTATTAACAACTCACAACCTTTGCtggagtctgaggaggagagagcagccAAGCGCAGAGAGCACTGGCGGATTAAAAAGCGAGAGCAGAGAGCAAAGATGGCAGCTCAATTAGCGAAGACCAGAGAGAGGACGCATGGCAcagagatgatgtcacagaggCTGACGGCacaaaaaacaggacagattGGTGCCACGACACTTCAGCATCTTCAATCTCAGACGTTTTGGAGAGGTCAGAAGCAGTGTCCTTCTCGAGTCAGAACTTCAGTTGCATCAACCAAAAGGGAAAGTTATAGACTACAAAGTAGGGCAGCAAGCTTAGCTCCAGTTAACCTGCAGACAAATCAGAAGGCTATCACATCTGATGTAACTTCTGTGAAAAAGCCAAGGGAGTCACAGAGAAAGCCTCCTAGTTATGTACATCTTTCTAATGTTTTCCGAGGGACTGCACGGTGTAAAACACCTAGACAGAGTTTCATGGAAGTCCAGAGGAATTTCATGATTCAAAGAAGTATCAGATGTAAATCTCCATCGCTTGCTTCAGTCTTTGGTACCAGAAATATCCCCAAAATTGACCCCAATGATACACCTGAGCAGATAATAGCCAAACGGCGAGAGTACTGGAGGATTAAAAAGCGTGAACAGCGAGCTAAGCTATCAATGGAAATGAAGGCTCGGTTGAAGGAGAAGGACTCTCTGACGCGAAGAGTTAAACGCTACCAGAAAATTCTAGAGGAAATGAGGAGGGCTCGAGCGCTGACGCAGTCAACAGGAAGCACCCTCACACACGCCTCTGAGACCATTGGAGGGTTTATCAAAGAGGATGGGACAGTCACCATTAACATTCCCCAGGCTCCTACAGATCACTACACAGCACCACACAAAAGTGAAGAGGAGCTTGAAGTAGTTTGTAATAATCCCCCCACCACGAAACCTCAGCCTCACCCTGGTTCTAAACGGAGAAGTATTGCTCCCATTCGTGTAAACCATCCCCCTCCGCTCCGCCCAGCTCAGGTGAAAgactcttttcctctccctgcacAGTCCATCAACAAGCCTCCAAGACAACTGGCAATGAGACCAAGGTCTCAACTTGAAAGCACAACTGGTCTTAGTTCACACTCATTAGCAATCCAGTCTATAGGTCAGCTTACACTTACTCATCCTCAAACCCCTCAAAACATTGTTTCTGGAGAATCAACTGCAGGGCCCAACATTGGTGGCTGTGTCATGAAAATGGCAGTCTCAAGTAACGCACCATCAGTGCTCTGTCTGGATCAAGAcctgacagaagaggagaggatggcAAGGAAGAGGGAGTACTGGAGAATAAAGAAGCgtgagcagagagcagctcgAGCTGCTCAGCTGAAGCAGGGTGTCCTCCAAGCAAGGGCCAGTGTAGCCTTACAGAGGAGGAAGGCCCAGAGGCAGGTAGCAGCAAGCACTCTACCGCTTGGAAGGAGGTTCACTAACCATGCAGGAAATACGCAACCTCTCCCCAACAACAGTGTGCCTATTACGCCACATGCAAGTGAGATAAAACAAGAGACTGACTCTATGCCAGCAGCTGACCTAAATTCTCAACCAGAACAAGCCATCTGTCCAGATATCAAACCCCCAACCTCCCCATCACCACCTCCAGCGCCTCAGCCCGAGTCTGACCCAGCTCTGAATGCAGACAGCCAAGCTACCACACTGCTAGCCGTGGCCTCTATGAAAAAACTCCTGGAGGAATCACTCAGCACGGTGTCGGAGTGTAAGAGTGAGCAAACTGACATTAAGATAGAGTCATCAGAAGAGGCTTTAGAGCCAGAGATGAAGGCAAATTTACCTCAGCTCTTTTTTGAAAAGGATGAGGTGGCTCCTATTGCTGCTGACTTGATGCTGGAGATAAAAAGCTGGCAATCTGACACAGATTCTTTAGTACAAGCAGGTTCACCAAGCCTTCATCTGACGGACTCACCACAAACTAGAGAGACACCTCCAATGCCTGCCACCTCTGAAGACGTAGTCTTGCATTCCACCTGTGAGCACTCATCCCAAACCCCTTCGAATTTCATAGTCAATCTCACGGAAGTCTCAGATGGCCCATCATCACAACGCAGAACCCAGAGGCTTCGCAACAAGAAAATAGGCTATCaacactgctgctctcctgagccGCCAAAGCTACATCACTTACCCATGGGTCAACTGCAACcgcaaacacaacactgtgaaGAACAATGTCAGGCACAAGAACAATGCCAAAACAACAGTTTGCCTTCAGCACAAAGACATCTCAGTGAGGTGATGGAACACAGTGGTTTGACcagcctgcagaggaagagggaatACTGGAAGCTGATGAAGAGGCAGCAAAGGGCCAGGTTAAAGGAAAGGCAGACAGGAAAACAAGGAGAATCCACCAGTCGACATCCCCAGAAAAACATCCAG GCCCCAGGTCTCATTATTATCAACACTGTTAATGCTGTAAATCCTCCAGCAAAACCAGCCCTCCAGCCTAAGCCATCTAATGCTTCTCTTAATGCAGTGACAAGTATCCCCACGGTCCTGGTCGTTAGCCCTACAACTTGTAATGCTGAACAGTCACCTGACACTCTCCAGGTCAAGTTGCCCATCACCAGTGTTTCCTGTTCAGCCACaagtgagcaaaacaaaatgaatgctgGGCCTTTACAGACCGAGTCCGAATATCTTGGAGCGCCAGAGAATCGGCAAAAAGCCATGCCAGGACCAGCAAAGTGGACTATAGGAAGCACGGATGAAGATGCAGCTACCTGCCTCCCCACTCTTAAGCCCCCAGATAACCCATTGTCCAGCATCAACCTGCAACCCATTGAACCCCCTGTGCAAACTCTAACTTCCACTCTCAGTCCAATAAAAATCCCTTGTGACCAACTTAAGAACCCCACACATCTGATACCTCTCACCAAGATAGCACCTCTAAGTACCTTGGGTCCACCGAAGCCCATCCCAGGTGAGTCAGATGAGGATTTTCTGAAGAGGAAACGGGAGTACTGGAGGATAAGAAAGAAGGAGCAGAGAGCCAGGAAGGCCATTCGGGATAAGGGAAATATCCCAAGTAGAGCCAACAACTTGAGGGCCATACTGCCTGCCCAGgataaacagacacag GATTCTGGTCAGTGGGTGAGCTCCTCTGAGGAGTCAGAACATTTAATAAG CACTTCAGCAGACACGGACTTGGAATCCTTTACATATCCAGAATACACAGTGCCACTAGAAG ATGAGTCAGAGCTTCTGTTCGCTGGCTATGAGAATAATAATGCCGATGAAGGTCCTGTCTCAGACACTGTGTGGAGGAACCGCTACCTCATGGACTATGATCCACTCAACCAGCTGCTGGTATGCATGGTGTGTGGGGAGCTGCAGTACTCACACAACCTGGATGGAGTGAGGGCCCACATTGATGAGGCCCACCCAGACACCCTCATGATGGACCCCGGGGAGAAACAGGGAATCCTGGAGGCCTGGGACGAGCAGGTATCCCAGCGAGAGCGCTTCTTCACCAGCCAGCTACAACAGCACAGCAGGGCGCTGGCAG ATCCCCCTACCCTTCAAACACCTTAG
- the si:dkey-28a3.2 gene encoding uncharacterized protein si:dkey-28a3.2 isoform X1 — protein MPTAKGKGSPPPHRYRPASEYDDATLAQKREYWRTKKREQRARLSERRRKPTQDSHGKKLLRLNASAAVNSCVAFSPPVQNNDESHKSANLSPASQTGNTVGDNSVEATESQKERWLQTMELNKVLSKLPASCSISAKAAGSDTATAKRLTARGAVSRAVTSPTLSGTQLNTSSSVPPVRVTRFTNGSSAKTTPQPCVSMQGATVPKMQQKAQVALRIQSKLPPTNVTTGMILVSSPCVPVSVKTEGKAANTSPHSGRKSALVNSQRAKGINNSQPLLESEEERAAKRREHWRIKKREQRAKMAAQLAKTRERTHGTEMMSQRLTAQKTGQIGATTLQHLQSQTFWRGQKQCPSRVRTSVASTKRESYRLQSRAASLAPVNLQTNQKAITSDVTSVKKPRESQRKPPSYVHLSNVFRGTARCKTPRQSFMEVQRNFMIQRSIRCKSPSLASVFGTRNIPKIDPNDTPEQIIAKRREYWRIKKREQRAKLSMEMKARLKEKDSLTRRVKRYQKILEEMRRARALTQSTGSTLTHASETIGGFIKEDGTVTINIPQAPTDHYTAPHKSEEELEVVCNNPPTTKPQPHPGSKRRSIAPIRVNHPPPLRPAQVKDSFPLPAQSINKPPRQLAMRPRSQLESTTGLSSHSLAIQSIGQLTLTHPQTPQNIVSGESTAGPNIGGCVMKMAVSSNAPSVLCLDQDLTEEERMARKREYWRIKKREQRAARAAQLKQGVLQARASVALQRRKAQRQVAASTLPLGRRFTNHAGNTQPLPNNSVPITPHASEIKQETDSMPAADLNSQPEQAICPDIKPPTSPSPPPAPQPESDPALNADSQATTLLAVASMKKLLEESLSTVSECKSEQTDIKIESSEEALEPEMKANLPQLFFEKDEVAPIAADLMLEIKSWQSDTDSLVQAGSPSLHLTDSPQTRETPPMPATSEDVVLHSTCEHSSQTPSNFIVNLTEVSDGPSSQRRTQRLRNKKIGYQHCCSPEPPKLHHLPMGQLQPQTQHCEEQCQAQEQCQNNSLPSAQRHLSEVMEHSGLTSLQRKREYWKLMKRQQRARLKERQTGKQGESTSRHPQKNIQAPGLIIINTVNAVNPPAKPALQPKPSNASLNAVTSIPTVLVVSPTTCNAEQSPDTLQVKLPITSVSCSATSEQNKMNAGPLQTESEYLGAPENRQKAMPGPAKWTIGSTDEDAATCLPTLKPPDNPLSSINLQPIEPPVQTLTSTLSPIKIPCDQLKNPTHLIPLTKIAPLSTLGPPKPIPGESDEDFLKRKREYWRIRKKEQRARKAIRDKGNIPSRANNLRAILPAQDKQTQDSGQWVSSSEESEHLISTSADTDLESFTYPEYTVPLEDESELLFAGYENNNADEGPVSDTVWRNRYLMDYDPLNQLLVCMVCGELQYSHNLDGVRAHIDEAHPDTLMMDPGEKQGILEAWDEQVSQRERFFTSQLQQHSRALAEAHNRNRIN, from the exons ATGCCAACTGCAAAAGGTAAAGGTAGTCCACCGCCCCACCGCTACCGGCCTGCCTCAGAATATGATGATGCCACCCTCGCCCAAAAGAGAGAATACTGGAGAACCAAGAAACGAGAGCAGAGGGCACGACTGTCAGAGCGGAGAAGGAAGCCGACACAAGACAGTCATGGGAAAAAGCTCCTCCGTCTAAATGCCTCTGCAGCGGTGAATTCCTGTGttgctttctctcctcctgtgcaGAATAATGATGAGTCACACAAAAGCGCCAACCTCTCTCCTGCATCACAGACTGGAAATACAGTGGGGGACAACTCAGTTGAAGCCACTGAAAGCCAAAAGGAGAGATGGCTCCAGACAATGGAACTCAACAAGGTCTTGTCTAAGTTGCCAGCATCATGTTCCATCTCAGCCAAAGCTGCTGGGAGTGATACAGCCACAGCGAAGCGCCTAACAGCAAGGGGTGCTGTGAGCAGAGCCGTTACCTCACCCACACTCAGTGGAACCCAGCTGAACACCAGTTCCTCAGTGCCTCCAGTCAGAGTGACCAGATTTACCAATGGCAGCTCCGCTAAAACAACACCTCAGCCATGTGTGTCTATGCAGGGAGCAACAGTCCCCAAAATGCAGCAGAAGGCACAAGTTGCATTGCGCATCCAGTCCAAACTCCCACCCACCAATGTCACCACAGGTATGATCCTTGTGTCTTCTCCATGTGTCCCTGTTTCTGTTAAGACAGAGGGCAAAGCAGCAAACACTTCACCTCACAGTGGAAGAAAGAGTGCCTTGGTCAACTCTCAGAGGGCTAAAGGTATTAACAACTCACAACCTTTGCtggagtctgaggaggagagagcagccAAGCGCAGAGAGCACTGGCGGATTAAAAAGCGAGAGCAGAGAGCAAAGATGGCAGCTCAATTAGCGAAGACCAGAGAGAGGACGCATGGCAcagagatgatgtcacagaggCTGACGGCacaaaaaacaggacagattGGTGCCACGACACTTCAGCATCTTCAATCTCAGACGTTTTGGAGAGGTCAGAAGCAGTGTCCTTCTCGAGTCAGAACTTCAGTTGCATCAACCAAAAGGGAAAGTTATAGACTACAAAGTAGGGCAGCAAGCTTAGCTCCAGTTAACCTGCAGACAAATCAGAAGGCTATCACATCTGATGTAACTTCTGTGAAAAAGCCAAGGGAGTCACAGAGAAAGCCTCCTAGTTATGTACATCTTTCTAATGTTTTCCGAGGGACTGCACGGTGTAAAACACCTAGACAGAGTTTCATGGAAGTCCAGAGGAATTTCATGATTCAAAGAAGTATCAGATGTAAATCTCCATCGCTTGCTTCAGTCTTTGGTACCAGAAATATCCCCAAAATTGACCCCAATGATACACCTGAGCAGATAATAGCCAAACGGCGAGAGTACTGGAGGATTAAAAAGCGTGAACAGCGAGCTAAGCTATCAATGGAAATGAAGGCTCGGTTGAAGGAGAAGGACTCTCTGACGCGAAGAGTTAAACGCTACCAGAAAATTCTAGAGGAAATGAGGAGGGCTCGAGCGCTGACGCAGTCAACAGGAAGCACCCTCACACACGCCTCTGAGACCATTGGAGGGTTTATCAAAGAGGATGGGACAGTCACCATTAACATTCCCCAGGCTCCTACAGATCACTACACAGCACCACACAAAAGTGAAGAGGAGCTTGAAGTAGTTTGTAATAATCCCCCCACCACGAAACCTCAGCCTCACCCTGGTTCTAAACGGAGAAGTATTGCTCCCATTCGTGTAAACCATCCCCCTCCGCTCCGCCCAGCTCAGGTGAAAgactcttttcctctccctgcacAGTCCATCAACAAGCCTCCAAGACAACTGGCAATGAGACCAAGGTCTCAACTTGAAAGCACAACTGGTCTTAGTTCACACTCATTAGCAATCCAGTCTATAGGTCAGCTTACACTTACTCATCCTCAAACCCCTCAAAACATTGTTTCTGGAGAATCAACTGCAGGGCCCAACATTGGTGGCTGTGTCATGAAAATGGCAGTCTCAAGTAACGCACCATCAGTGCTCTGTCTGGATCAAGAcctgacagaagaggagaggatggcAAGGAAGAGGGAGTACTGGAGAATAAAGAAGCgtgagcagagagcagctcgAGCTGCTCAGCTGAAGCAGGGTGTCCTCCAAGCAAGGGCCAGTGTAGCCTTACAGAGGAGGAAGGCCCAGAGGCAGGTAGCAGCAAGCACTCTACCGCTTGGAAGGAGGTTCACTAACCATGCAGGAAATACGCAACCTCTCCCCAACAACAGTGTGCCTATTACGCCACATGCAAGTGAGATAAAACAAGAGACTGACTCTATGCCAGCAGCTGACCTAAATTCTCAACCAGAACAAGCCATCTGTCCAGATATCAAACCCCCAACCTCCCCATCACCACCTCCAGCGCCTCAGCCCGAGTCTGACCCAGCTCTGAATGCAGACAGCCAAGCTACCACACTGCTAGCCGTGGCCTCTATGAAAAAACTCCTGGAGGAATCACTCAGCACGGTGTCGGAGTGTAAGAGTGAGCAAACTGACATTAAGATAGAGTCATCAGAAGAGGCTTTAGAGCCAGAGATGAAGGCAAATTTACCTCAGCTCTTTTTTGAAAAGGATGAGGTGGCTCCTATTGCTGCTGACTTGATGCTGGAGATAAAAAGCTGGCAATCTGACACAGATTCTTTAGTACAAGCAGGTTCACCAAGCCTTCATCTGACGGACTCACCACAAACTAGAGAGACACCTCCAATGCCTGCCACCTCTGAAGACGTAGTCTTGCATTCCACCTGTGAGCACTCATCCCAAACCCCTTCGAATTTCATAGTCAATCTCACGGAAGTCTCAGATGGCCCATCATCACAACGCAGAACCCAGAGGCTTCGCAACAAGAAAATAGGCTATCaacactgctgctctcctgagccGCCAAAGCTACATCACTTACCCATGGGTCAACTGCAACcgcaaacacaacactgtgaaGAACAATGTCAGGCACAAGAACAATGCCAAAACAACAGTTTGCCTTCAGCACAAAGACATCTCAGTGAGGTGATGGAACACAGTGGTTTGACcagcctgcagaggaagagggaatACTGGAAGCTGATGAAGAGGCAGCAAAGGGCCAGGTTAAAGGAAAGGCAGACAGGAAAACAAGGAGAATCCACCAGTCGACATCCCCAGAAAAACATCCAG GCCCCAGGTCTCATTATTATCAACACTGTTAATGCTGTAAATCCTCCAGCAAAACCAGCCCTCCAGCCTAAGCCATCTAATGCTTCTCTTAATGCAGTGACAAGTATCCCCACGGTCCTGGTCGTTAGCCCTACAACTTGTAATGCTGAACAGTCACCTGACACTCTCCAGGTCAAGTTGCCCATCACCAGTGTTTCCTGTTCAGCCACaagtgagcaaaacaaaatgaatgctgGGCCTTTACAGACCGAGTCCGAATATCTTGGAGCGCCAGAGAATCGGCAAAAAGCCATGCCAGGACCAGCAAAGTGGACTATAGGAAGCACGGATGAAGATGCAGCTACCTGCCTCCCCACTCTTAAGCCCCCAGATAACCCATTGTCCAGCATCAACCTGCAACCCATTGAACCCCCTGTGCAAACTCTAACTTCCACTCTCAGTCCAATAAAAATCCCTTGTGACCAACTTAAGAACCCCACACATCTGATACCTCTCACCAAGATAGCACCTCTAAGTACCTTGGGTCCACCGAAGCCCATCCCAGGTGAGTCAGATGAGGATTTTCTGAAGAGGAAACGGGAGTACTGGAGGATAAGAAAGAAGGAGCAGAGAGCCAGGAAGGCCATTCGGGATAAGGGAAATATCCCAAGTAGAGCCAACAACTTGAGGGCCATACTGCCTGCCCAGgataaacagacacag GATTCTGGTCAGTGGGTGAGCTCCTCTGAGGAGTCAGAACATTTAATAAG CACTTCAGCAGACACGGACTTGGAATCCTTTACATATCCAGAATACACAGTGCCACTAGAAG ATGAGTCAGAGCTTCTGTTCGCTGGCTATGAGAATAATAATGCCGATGAAGGTCCTGTCTCAGACACTGTGTGGAGGAACCGCTACCTCATGGACTATGATCCACTCAACCAGCTGCTGGTATGCATGGTGTGTGGGGAGCTGCAGTACTCACACAACCTGGATGGAGTGAGGGCCCACATTGATGAGGCCCACCCAGACACCCTCATGATGGACCCCGGGGAGAAACAGGGAATCCTGGAGGCCTGGGACGAGCAGGTATCCCAGCGAGAGCGCTTCTTCACCAGCCAGCTACAACAGCACAGCAGGGCGCTGGCAG AAgcacacaacagaaacagaataaaCTGA